Proteins encoded by one window of Hylaeus volcanicus isolate JK05 chromosome 7, UHH_iyHylVolc1.0_haploid, whole genome shotgun sequence:
- the LOC128880065 gene encoding A disintegrin and metalloproteinase with thrombospondin motifs adt-2, with product MQCLYMHAHAYIRGTVYDFSKYLNLKFKARSMSFVLEIVLLILLGVVYGWSIEDTEIVLLPLWNTEDNVEVSLSFKAFDRSVELTLRRNDNIVASQFQVWKHINEDNVEELPELGKPAPCHYLHTNELSSAAISLCKEGGMHGFVFLDNVTLEIRPLRDQKMFFFNDHHRVRQRSKFFGEPHIVKRAHASPMFFENEPKWYEHNEITNYKTDHLTRDVLDELIVRPNKSNDALTLELAVFFDEPGYNLFSPFFERNDERIRDMLLAYINGVQAVYHHPTLGVVIDISLVRLEIMQRQPRDLPHFDGERGSLLDSFCNYAKKRNPSDETDPNHWDMGLYVSGLDFYAVEAGRKNTATMGLATVGGLCIDRYSCVIAELGVTNQFGKPFPSAGFTSVYIAAHEIGHNLGMHHDSTGNPCPRDGYIMSPSRGTDGETIWSECSRDVAQRLSYTKPCLTDRPSPQTNNRLDHTRFFDLPGREWNAKKQCEVLLRDKDASVATLYRSCKSLQCKTPHRSGYYLAGPALDGTYCAVGKECRGGECKNALKIPTETDRPLVETVGWSDWKLGPCSSGCLLKSVGAQVRRRFCGSPIPENPDAGCRGSAYDVVLCRDDRLCKKKRRSINEFATLRCKEFSERLPELDGKGGGLQALHEPERPWMSCAIFCRRKDIASYYTPRVELNDLGLDPYFPDGTWCHAEEGQNYFCRQHHCLPENFRFEKTLSKDRQQDDIEFGPQNAHPNGLRLDDQVVKYHSLGPDGLPLLTSLLSRSSIGLPPDENEWIDKDYIELTELPQEILFDL from the exons TTGTACTACTAATTTTACTTGGAGTGGTATACGGATGGAGTATAGAGGACACCGAAATTGTTTTACTGCCGTTATGGAATACAGAAGACAATGTGGAG GTATCCCTAAGTTTCAAGGCATTCGATCGATCCGTCGAGTTAACGTTGCGTAGGAATGACAATATCGTAGCGTCTCAGTTTCAAGTTTGGAAGCACATTAATGAAGACAACGTGGAAGAGTTACCGGAACTCGGTAAACCCGCACCTTGCCATTATCTTCACACAAACGAGTTGAGTTCGGCGGCCATAAGTCTGTGCAAAGAAGGTGGAATG CATGGTTTCGTCTTCTTGGACAATGTCACGTTGGAAATTAGGCCACTTCGGGACcagaaaatgttctttttcaaCGACCATCATCGCGTTAGACAACGTTCGAAATTTTTCGGAGAGCCGCATATTGTCAAGAGAGCACACGCTTCTCCCATGTTTTTTGAAAACGAACCAAAATGGTACGAACACAACGagattacaaattacaaaacgGATCATCTTACCAGAGATGTACTCGATGAGCTAATTGTAAGACCGAATAAGTCGAACGATGCTCTGACATTAGAATTGGCAGTTTTCTTCGATGAGCCTGGCTACAATCTTTTCTCGCCTTTCTTCGAAAGAAACGACGAACGGATACGCGACATGCTGCTAGCCTATATAAACGGCGTTCAAGCGGTTTATCATCATCCTACATTAGGAGTTGTAATCGACATATCTCTCGTCAGATTGGAGATTATGCAGAGACAACCGCGCGACTTGCCACATTTTGACGGTGAGAGGGGCAGCTTGTTGGATTCGTTTTGTAATTATGCTAAGAAGCGGAATCCTTCTGATGAAACTGATCCGAATCACTGGGACATGGGTCTGTACGTTTCCGGTTTGGATTTCTACGCTGTGGAGGCTGGACGAAAGAACACTGCCACTATGGGACTTGCAACGGTAGGCGGGCTCTGCATCGATCGATATTCTTGTGTTATCGCTGAATTGGGTGTTACCAATCAATTTGGAAAACCGTTCCCGTCAGCGGGTTTTACGTCCGTCTATATAGCTGCTCATGAAATTGGCCACAA TTTAGGAATGCATCACGACTCGACTGGCAATCCATGTCCGAGAGATGGCTACATAATGTCTCCGAGCAGAGGCACGGATGGCGAGACAATTTGGTCGGAATGTAGTCGTGACGTAGCGCAAAGGCTCTCTTATACGAAACCTTGTCTTACGGACAGACCGTCTCCCCAAACGAACAACCGACTCGACCATACTCGATTCTTTGATCTTCCGGGTAGAGAATGGAACGCGAAGAAGCAGTGCGAGGTACTACTACGCGATAAGGATGCGAGCGTCGCGACCCTCTACAGAAGTTGCAAGTCCTTGCAATGCAAGACCCCGCACAGAAGCGGTTACTACTTGGCCGGACCAGCGTTAGATGGAACATACTGCGCCGTAG GGAAGGAATGCCGGGGCGGTGAATGCAAGaacgcgttaaaaattccTACGGAAACGGATAGACCCCTGGTTGAAACAGTAGGCTGGAGCGACTGGAAACTAGGACCGTGCAGTAGTGGATGTCTGTTGAAATCTGTCGGTGCACAGGTCAGACGACGATTCTGTGGGAGTCCAATTCCGGAAAATCCAGACGCAGGTTGTCGAGGATCTGCTTACGACGTGGTCCTCTGTAGGGATGACAGACTTTGCAAGAAAAAACGTAGGAGCATAAACGAATTTGCGACATTAAGGTGCAAAGAGTTTAGCGAGAGACTGCCAGAATTGGATGGCAAGGGTGGCGGATTACAAGCGCTGCACGAGCCTGAAAGACCGTGGATGTCTTGCGCTATATTCTGTCGGCGAAAAGACATAGCATCTTATTACACACCGCGTGTAGAATTAAACGACCTTGGCCTTGACCCATACTTTCCAGATGGGACATGGTGCCACGCCGAGGAgggacaaaattatttttgtcggCAGCATCACTGTCTACCGGAGaactttcgtttcgaaaaaacACTCTCGAAGGACCGTCAGCAGGACGACATCGAATTCGGGCCCCAAAATGCTCATCCCAACGGGCTTCGTCTCGATGATCAAGTGGTTAAATATCATAGTTTAGGACCGGACGGTTTGCCACTATTGACCTCACTGTTATCGCGTAGTAGTATTGGGTTACCACCGGATGAGAACGAATGGATCGATAAAGATTACATCGAGTTAACCGAGCTGCCACAAGAAATTCTCTTCGATCTATAG
- the LOC128880074 gene encoding dnaJ protein homolog 1-like, with protein sequence MGKDYYKILGINKTATDDEIKKAYRKLALKYHPDKNRSAGAEEKFKEIAEAYEVLSDSKKREVYDKFGEEGLKGGVGSAGGGGSGTTYTFHGDPKATFAQFFGTASPFQTFFEFGPIIGDREFSFHNDDMDIDDPLGLGMGSQRQGGQGGAFRSHSFNFVGATSPKGSGKDRAQDPAIEHDLCITLEEILRGCTKKMKISRKVVQPDGSIRKEDKVLTINVKPGWKAGTKITFQKEGDQGRGKVPADIVFIIRDKPHPLFRREGSDIRYTCKMSLKQALCGTVIEVPTLTGEKITLNLTKEIVKPNLVKRIQGQGLPFPKEPSRKGDLLVSFDIKFPETLSPSAKDILYDTLPN encoded by the coding sequence ATGGGGAAAgattactataaaatattaggcATAAACAAAACTGCCACCGACGATGAAATTAAGAAAGCGTATAGAAAGCTGGCATTGAAATATCACCCTGACAAGAACAGGAGTGCTGGCGCGGAAGAAAAGTTTAAGGAAATAGCGGAGGCTTATGAGGTGCTTTCCGATTCTAAGAAGAGAGAAGTCTACGACAAGTTTGGAGAAGAAGGTTTAAAAGGAGGAGTTGGATCGGCAGGAGGAGGTGGATCTGGTACAACGTACACTTTCCATGGAGATCCAAAAGCAACGTTTGCTCAATTCTTTGGCACCGCTAGTCCCTTTCAAACCTTCTTTGAATTTGGCCCTATAATAGGAGACCGAGAGTTCAGTTTCCATAACGACGACATGGACATAGACGATCCGCTTGGTTTGGGAATGGGATCCCAGCGTCAAGGTGGTCAAGGCGGCGCCTTTAGATCCCATTCGTTCAACTTTGTTGGAGCCACCTCTCCGAAAGGAAGTGGCAAAGATCGTGCTCAGGATCCTGCTATAGAGCATGATTTATGCATCACTTTGGAGGAGATTCTGCGCGGCtgtacaaagaaaatgaaaatctcaAGGAAGGTTGTACAACCAGATGGCAGtataagaaaagaagacaagGTTCTTACGATTAATGTGAAACCAGGGTGGAAGGCTGGTACTAAGATCACCTTCCAAAAGGAAGGAGACCAAGGCCGTGGAAAAGTTCCAGCAGATATTGTTTTCATCATCAGAGATAAGCCTCATCCTCTGTTTAGAAGAGAAGGCAGCGATATAAGATACACTTGCAAGATGAGTTTAAAGCAAGCTTTGTGTGGTACTGTCATCGAAGTTCCTACGCTTACCGGCGAAAAAATTACGTTAAATCTGACGAAAGAAATCGTTAAACCCAATTTGGTAAAGAGGATTCAAGGTCAGGGTTTACCATTCCCAAAAGAACCATCAAGGAAAGGTGATCTTCTCGTTTCATTCGACATTAAATTCCCTGAAACATTATCGCCAAGTGCTAAGGACATACTATACGATACTCTGCCAAATTGA